The nucleotide window GCCTAAACTTCCGGTAAGTTGTTGGGTGATCTGTTGAACAGCCGGATTCGAAGGATCCTGAGCATTATTTCCTTGGAGTAATCCTGCAAGTTTTTCGATGCCACCCCCTGAAGCCATTTGCTGTAAGCTAGAAAATATAGAATTTCCTGCTTCATTCATTACCGCCTCATTATGTTCATTTGGAACCGCATTGTTATTAACAACTGCTTCTTGTCCAAATTGTTGTACTAATTGTGTTAATTGCTCAAACATAGGTTTTTGATTAAAGTTAAACATCAAATTTAATCAAAAAAAAGTGGCAATCTGTTAATTGAAGTTAACAAATTACCACTTGATAATTTAAATTCGGTCAGTTATTTATTTCACTAATGATTTATTAAACAGACTGATAATTTGATGTGCAAGTTCAGCACCAATTCTGTCCTGAGCTTCCAATGTAGAAGCACCAATATGAGGCGTTAATGAAATTTTCGGATTCATTAGAATTGGTATTTCAGGATTGGGTTCATTTTCATACACATCCAATCCGGCAAAAGACACCTTATCGCTATCCAACGCATTCACAAGTGCCACTTCATCAATAGCACCACCTCTTGCACAATTTACGATTCCAACACCGTCTTTCATCAGTTCAATTTCCTTTTCACCAATAACGTGTGTATCCTGTGCAGGAACATGTAACGTAATGAAATCGGATTCAGCAAATAAAGATTCCAATGATTGTGAAGCAAGTGATATCGAAATCGACTGCCCATCAAAAAAAGGAATTTTTATATCTTTTGTTGGAACATCGGTATCACTATAAATTACCTTCATTCCAAGACCGATAGCCATTTTTGCTGTGGCCTTACCAATACGTCCCATACCGATAATCCCGAGTGTTTTCCCTCTCAACTCGATACCGTTTGCATAGGCTTTCTTCAGGCCGTTAAAATTAGTATCTCCTTCAAGAGGCATGTTTCTATTGGAATCATGCAAGAATCGTACACCTGAAAACAAATGAGCAAAAACCAACTCAGCCACAGACTCTGATGAAGAAGCCGGAGTATTTAAAACATAAATCCCTTTGCTTTTCGCATATTCAACGTCAATATTATCCATTCCTACACCTCCACGACCAATAACTTTAAGATCAGGGCAAGCATCGATAATATCTTTACGAACCTTTGTTGCACTACGTACCAAAAGAACATTTATATTGTTTTTATTCACAAAATTAGCCACTTGCTCTTGAGCCACTTTTGTTGTAATAACTTCAAATCCGGCCTTTTCTAAAGCTTCAATACCACTTTTTGAAATTCCGTCGTTTGCTAATATTTTCATTTATCAAAAATTAAACGATTTAAACATTAAAAAACGCTTAAACCATTAGACAATTATACCTCTTTCTCCAAAGCTTGCATCACATCAACAAGCACTTGTACACTTTCCAAAGGAAGCGCATTGTACATAGATGCCCTGTAACCTCCAACTGAACGGTGTCCAGGCAATCCTGAGATTCCTGCAGCTTTCCACATCTCATCAAATTTAGCCGAATGTGAATCATCATTCAACAAGAAAGTCACATTCATATTCGAACGGTCTTCAACGGCCGCTGTTCCTCTGAACAATGGGTTTCTGTCAATTTCTGCATAAAGCAAAGCTGCTTTGGCGTCATTTATTTTTTCGATAGCCTCAATTCCACCTAAGTTTTTTAACCATTTTAAAGTCAAAAGTGATGCATAAACTGAAAATACCGGTGGCGTATTGTACATACTATCCGCTTTGATATGTTTAGCATAATCCAGCATACTTGGAATTTCACGACCTGTTTTACCAAGAATTTCTTCTTTGATAACAACCAAAGTCGCTCCGGCAGGCCCCATATTTTTTTGAGCCCCAGCGTAAATGATATCAAATTTTGAAAAATCTAATTTTCTTGAAAAAATATCAGAACTCATGTCACAAACAATTGGCAAATCAGTTTCCGGG belongs to Flavobacterium aquiphilum and includes:
- a CDS encoding D-2-hydroxyacid dehydrogenase — protein: MKILANDGISKSGIEALEKAGFEVITTKVAQEQVANFVNKNNINVLLVRSATKVRKDIIDACPDLKVIGRGGVGMDNIDVEYAKSKGIYVLNTPASSSESVAELVFAHLFSGVRFLHDSNRNMPLEGDTNFNGLKKAYANGIELRGKTLGIIGMGRIGKATAKMAIGLGMKVIYSDTDVPTKDIKIPFFDGQSISISLASQSLESLFAESDFITLHVPAQDTHVIGEKEIELMKDGVGIVNCARGGAIDEVALVNALDSDKVSFAGLDVYENEPNPEIPILMNPKISLTPHIGASTLEAQDRIGAELAHQIISLFNKSLVK
- the serC gene encoding 3-phosphoserine/phosphohydroxythreonine transaminase, coding for MKKHNYSAGPCILPQEVFEKSAQAILNFNDSGLSLLEISHRSKDFVAVMEEARELVLELLDLKGKGYKAIFLGGGASLEFLMIPYNMMKVNGKAAYLDTGTWASAAIKEAKFLGDTVVVASSKEQNYNHIPKGYTIPADADYFHCTSNNTIFGTQMKGFPETDLPIVCDMSSDIFSRKLDFSKFDIIYAGAQKNMGPAGATLVVIKEEILGKTGREIPSMLDYAKHIKADSMYNTPPVFSVYASLLTLKWLKNLGGIEAIEKINDAKAALLYAEIDRNPLFRGTAAVEDRSNMNVTFLLNDDSHSAKFDEMWKAAGISGLPGHRSVGGYRASMYNALPLESVQVLVDVMQALEKEV